A region of the Phaeodactylum tricornutum CCAP 1055/1 chromosome 1, whole genome shotgun sequence genome:
CGTACGCCACACACAACTTCTTCCACAATCACGGGTTTTTGTACATTCATACGCCGATTGTCACCGGAGCCGATTGCGAAGGTGCAGGCGAACAGTTCGGAATTACGACACTGCTGGGCAGCGACCATCACCAAAAGGACATTGCTCTTCCGGTTCATCAACCACCAGAAGAAGGGGAGAAAAAACTTTCCAAAAGTGAAATGAAGAGGCTAGCAAAGAACCAAGCCAAGGCAAAGGTGGATCCGAACAAGCCCATTGAAGAGACGGTCATTGGCGCCGTTGACTACAGCACCGATTTTTTCGGACAACGCGTGAATCTGACGGTGTCGGGTCAACTCAACGTCGAAACGCACGCATGTGCTCTCTCGGATGTCTACACCTTTGGCCCCACATTTCGCGCTGAAAACTCTTTTACGTCGCGTCATCTTTCTGAGTTTTGGATGATTGAACCTGAAATTGCGTTCGCCGATCTTACCGACGATATCAACCTCGCCGAAGACTACCTCAAATATTGCGTGGAGTATGCTTTAGAAAATTGCGCCGACGATTTGGAATTTTTCGAGAATAACCCGTATGGAGAAATGGGACTCCGTGACCGTCTTCGCAACGTGATTGCCAATCCGTTCAAGGTAAGCTCCTCGTCAAAATTGTGCGCCATGAAAGCATGGGACTGTGTAATGACGATGCATACATCAATGGGAATCTCTCCGAAACTTTGCGTGTAGAGAAAGATGATCAATTTATTTCGGAACATTTTTCTTTGGACTTTTGATGCTTGATTCCAATTATGTGCCCCTTATAATTTGCTTTCACCCCTTTTTCAGCGCCTCACGTACACTGAGGCAATTGAGATTCTCCAAAATGCCGTCGCGGAAGGCCACAAGTTCGAGGAAACACCAGTGTGGGGTATGGATCTACCCTCAGAGCACGAACGTTTCATCTGCGAAAAAGTTTTTCAGCAACCTGTGGTCTTGACGGATTACCCCAAAGACATTAAAGCTTTTTACATGAAACTCAATGATGACGGCAAAACTGTTGCAGCCGCGGATGTGCTGGTCCCTAAAATTGGTGAAATTATTGGAGGCTCGCAGCGAGAACATCGTATGGATGTTTTGAAACAACGATGCCTAGAAATGAACTTGGACCCTCGCTCTGTCTGGTGGTACCTGGATCTTCGCCGGTACGGAACCGTCCCTCATGCTGGTTTTGGGCTTGGGTTTGAACGCTTGATTTTATTCATAACAGGTCTCTCGAATATCCGGGACGTCATACCGTTCCCACGATGGGCTGGAAATTCAAAGTTTTAATCCATTATAATGGCTTTCTAGTAGTAGGCTTTTTAatctatttacagttagcaaagGCTGTTAGTGCACCATTAAAAGTGGTCCCAATGCTGCATGCGTTTTCACATTATCTCAGGTCACAAGTGTGGATGGAGTAATATGTGTCGGACCCATCCCATTCAAGGGAAACTCATTATGTACTATTTAACAGGCAAAGTACGGATTTGCAATCCtcattttgttttcttttaGATTTtatctttttggaaagagtCTCACAGTTTGTATAAAGGCAAGCAGAGCCATCTATTATCTACTTAACAGGTAACTATTAGCCATATTGTTCACACTTTGGTTCTGTATTTCCAACCATACTCAACTAACGTCGGATTGTTAATCCCAATCCCAATTGATTGGTGTGCAATGACAACGCGACGGTTCCCTTGTGTGATCTTGTCCAGTTTTACTTTGGAAACGACTCCCGTTCTATTCTACGTATCCAATTGGCATACGATCGACGGTTCCGTAAAGAACAACATGGCTTCATCCTAAGTAATTGTATATTTAAGGAAATATCCGCATCTCCTTCTTTACATAAACGATACTAGACATGGAAATTGTGGTATTTCTTCCGTCCTGTCTTTGATTGCTTGCTTCACTATTTGTTGTAAATTGGTCGACGCCATCGTGAGCTCTTGTTGATCAATGAAATTCTCTTTTTATGAAATGACGACTGGTGTTTTAACCTTGGTCGAATGATTTTGAGCTACCAGGTACCGCCAGCTCGCCCAAACTTACACTCGTCGTATATCCACAACGACTCCAATGTCTTGATCTCCTTTGCCATCCTTAAGAGAAGTGAGGTACCCCACCTGACAGGATTCACGATGGTACAAGAACGGAGGGGTTCGCTGCGTCAATAAGGACATTTCAGCTTCATTTCAACTGCTTTCAAGTAGTAAACTTTTATATCTATTTGGTAAAGGCTTTGCTTTTGGCGTTTTCTTCAGTCCTTTCTTTGATTGCCTGCTTCCCTTTTCGTTGTAAATCGGTCAACGCcatgtcttccaaaagctcttgTTGATCAATGGAGTTATCTTTTTGTGCAATAACGACTGGTGATTTAACTTTGGTCGCATGATTTTGAGCTCCCAGGTAGCGACCCTTCGCCCAGGCTCGCACTCGTTGTCTATCCACAACGACGGGCATGTCTCGATCTCCTTTGCCACCCTTGCGAGGGGTGAGGTGAACCACCTGACAGGATTCACGATGGTATAAAAACGGAGGGGTTCGCTGGGTCAACAAGGACATCACTGCTTCCGCGGAAGGATCCCTTAAAATGTCTAAACGTTCAACGCGAACGCCTAATTCTTTTTCAACCTCTTTCACAGCCTTTTCCATCGCATCGCATTCTGGAATCAACCCCGGCGGAACCTTGAAGAACAACAGTGGGTTGTATTTCGTTTTCGAAAGGAGTGGGATCCGGACTGCTTCGGCCAATGCGAGCACCATGAAAGTTTGAAAAACACATCTTAGACCAGTCATACTAGCTGTAAGCTTAGGTACACGATTTTTCTGAAGTGGAGACGTTGGAAACGAAAGTGTTCAGCATCGCGATCGCGACTTCTACTAGCGTCCTCGTTGCCCCTCACGTGATCCGTATAAACCTACCACTACGCTCTCTAGTAGTAGAGACCTTCTGACGAAGGAGTGAAGCTTCCCGCGTGGAAGTGTACCCATTGGAAAGCGTGAGTAAATTAAAATTGATACGCAAACGGGACTGCGAAGTTCCATCCATTCGCTTTCTCAGCGCGGAACCGAGCGCCTGTACGAAGTCCGGATTGGGAGCCGCATGTGGTTTTTTTTTTGTGACCGAGCCAGATTATCTCTCGAGCTTCGCGATTTTGTCCGTCTGCGTTCCATTGTTAGGACTCTTTGCCCCCAACTCTTTCTCCTTTCTTTACACAAACTCTCATTTGGGACTCACCGCCACTACATAAAAGACACTGCATTTAGCACACGTCTTTTTTACAACTTTCTGTTTACAAAAGAGTAGAGATACGAGGGCAGTGCAGGAGCTAGAAAGAATAGTTGAAGTATCATGCTAAGACTTGCTGCGTCGGCAACAAAACGCCGATCGTTGTCGTTTTCAGGTTGTCGAGTCAGAGCAGCGTTTTCATCCGGATCAGGGGCTCTTTCTGATACACGGAGATTAAATAGCACGCTGagggatgacgacgaagctcCATCCTGGAAGGATGGTAAGCAGCGTGACAGAAAGAGTCGAACCCATATCAGTGTGAAACCAAGAAGATGGGGCAGCAAGACCGAACGTGGGGCATACTACGCGAACCAAAGCCAGGTTCGATCGCAAAATACGAGAGATTTTGACAGCGAGATAGAGAAGGCTAAAGAAGTGAACAATATAATGAGCACATTCTTCGCTCGTCCGCCCAAGGAAAATTCGAACCAATCTGATTCGAAAAAAAGCGCTCGATCTTTTTTTCGTCCAACTGGTACGCAGCAACAGAAGGAAGAAGACACCCTTCGTCGAAAGTTTCTTAAAAATCCTGATTCGCTTGGTGGAAAGAATAAATCTTTGCGGTTTGACTTAGGCTTGGTCAATTTGAATACTCCTGGACCAAAAATGTCTTCATCCAAAAGGGAGAGGAGCGTCGGTCAACAGACTCGTCCCCCCAAAAATTTGACTCGCCTTTGTCGGAGTTTCTCCAATCGATGCTGTCTGACAAAAATAAGAATGTTCAACGCGATAGTCAGACAAGTCCAAAAAGGATACTGGATTATCAAAAACCAAAGTGGCGTTTGCAATCCCAAAAATCTCGGGAATCCACATTAGGCCTCCGCCAACAGCGGCAGGACGACAAGAGAAAGCGTATCGACGGTAGAGCTGGACGACGCCCCGATAGTATGCAGTATCGACGCTCGAGAGCCTCTCACATTAAAAAAACAGCCCCTGTTTTTGTCGATCCTAAATCGCTGATAGCTGTCATTCCGAACCATTCTCTTTCACTCTCCGAAACTTCCCGCCTCTTTCGCGAAAAAGCCATAGAGCTAAGGAAAACCCTTCGCTCGATTGGAGAGTACTCGAAAGAGGATCACCAAAAGTCAGATGAAGACTTGATTGTCGGAGTGGAGACAATGGAACTTATCGCGATAGAACTTGGGCGGTCGTTCCAACGTGCTAAAAGCCGTGAGTCTCAAGACGATGAGGCCCTACTAATGCAGCGCCGTGCTGCGGCAAATGAAGAAGTCCAAGAAGGCCAGGTACCCTATGAAAGCTTGCCCCCGAGACCACCCGTTGTCTGCATTATGGGTCATGTTGATCATGGTAAGACGACTTTAATGGATGCACTTAGACGGCGAGCTCAAGGTGGTGTTCCTTCCagttccaagaagaaaaagaaagacaaaggCAAAGCGAAAGGTAAAGGAACTCCAAAAGGAGGTGGAGACGTTGCTGGGACAGAGGCGGGGGGTATCACGCAAGTAATCAGCGCTTTTCAAGTACCCTTATTGGATCATGCTGTCGGCGCTGTTACATTTTTAGACACACCGGGCCATGCTGCCTTTAAAACAATGAGGCAGTCAGGTTCCGATGCGGCTGATATCCTTGTTTTGGTGATTGCAGCAGATGATGGAGTATCCGAACAAACTGTTGAGATTTTGGATTTTTACAAGTCAATCATTACTAGCTCAGGTGGTTCTGGAATATCGTTAGTCATTGCAATGAACAAGATCGACAAACCCGGAATCGAAGTAGACGAGGCTCGCATGCGAATTGAGAGTCAATTATTGGAACATGGTATCCTAACGGAGGGTATGCCTTCTGATCAGGATGGGGAATATGGTCCTCCTGTTCAGCTTGTACCGGTTTCTGGGCTTACGGGACAAGGATTAGACGATTTAATTGAAGGCTTGGTTTTACAGAGTGAGGTGATGGATCTTAGGGCCGACGATTCTACGCGTTGCGAAGGCATCATCATGGATGC
Encoded here:
- a CDS encoding predicted protein; the encoded protein is MYRRHRIRIKEILKADATACVDQTITVAGWARTVRKQGAKLMFVELNDGSVGTSLQCVLHEPTCEGFDGCKTNGGTGASFQFVGKVVQSQGEGQLVELQVSSAKLLGAVYAGNIEGTEIGGMLYPMPKKDLTLEHMREQAHLRPRGAIHAAAMRIRHCMAYATHNFFHNHGFLYIHTPIVTGADCEGAGEQFGITTLLGSDHHQKDIALPVDPNKPIEETVIGAVDYSTDFFGQRVNLTVSGQLNVETHACALSDVYTFGPTFRAENSFTSRHLSEFWMIEPEIAFADLTDDINLAEDYLKYCVEYALENCADDLEFFENNPYGEMGLRDRLRNVIANPFKRLTYTEAIEILQNAVAEGHKFEETPVWGMDLPSEHERFICEKVFQQPVVLTDYPKDIKAFYMKLNDDGKTVAAADVLVPKIGEIIGGSQREHRMDVLKQRCLEMNLDPRSVWWYLDLRRYGTVPHAGFGLGFERLILFITGLSNIRDVIPFPRWAGNSKF
- a CDS encoding predicted protein, which translates into the protein MTGLRCVFQTFMVLALAEAVRIPLLSKTKYNPLLFFKVPPGLIPECDAMEKAVKEVEKELGVRVERLDILRDPSAEAVMSLLTQRTPPFLYHRESCQVVHLTPRKGGKGDRDMPVVVDRQRVRAWAKGRYLGAQNHATKVKSPVVIAQKDNSIDQQELLEDMALTDLQRKGKQAIKERTEENAKSKAFTK